The following are from one region of the Hymenobacter sp. YIM 151858-1 genome:
- the gatB gene encoding Asp-tRNA(Asn)/Glu-tRNA(Gln) amidotransferase subunit GatB, protein MDENIKAKYQPVIGLEVHAQLLTRSKMYSADENEYGAMPNSNLSVITLGHPGTLPRVNRTAIEYAIKMGLATNCHITRDNLFARKNYFYPDLPKGYQITQDKTPLCTKGHVEIRLADGSTKQIGITRIHMEEDAGKSMHLAGEVETLVDLNRAGVPLIEIVSEPDIRNADEAYAYLTEIKKLVQYLGICDGNMEEGSLRCDANISVMLRGAEKFGTKVEVKNMNSFRNVQRAIEYEIERQIELLEAGEEVDSQTRGFDATTGTTQAQRSKETMNDYRYFPEPDLPPVIIDDAWLHRVQAELPALPQQLYARFTGELSLSDYDANVLTAEKDIALFFDELTRRTTNAKAAANWMQGPVKSFLNERALTMSDFPLTAQHLADIIGLIDEGKVNHSVASKQLFPHLLENPKQSAAEAADALGLLQQSDASELEAMVQQVLDANPAKVAEYRAGKKSLVGMFMGELMKLTKGKADPKLSNQLLRDKLEQA, encoded by the coding sequence ATGGACGAAAACATCAAAGCAAAATACCAGCCTGTTATCGGTCTGGAAGTGCACGCGCAGCTGCTCACGCGCAGCAAAATGTACTCGGCCGATGAGAACGAGTACGGCGCTATGCCCAACTCCAACCTGTCGGTAATTACCCTAGGGCACCCCGGCACGCTGCCGCGCGTAAACCGCACGGCCATCGAGTACGCCATTAAAATGGGCCTGGCTACGAACTGCCACATCACGCGCGACAACCTGTTTGCGCGCAAAAACTATTTCTACCCCGACCTACCCAAGGGCTACCAGATTACCCAGGACAAAACCCCGCTCTGTACCAAGGGCCACGTGGAAATCCGGCTGGCCGATGGCTCGACCAAGCAAATCGGCATTACGCGCATTCACATGGAGGAAGACGCGGGCAAATCGATGCACCTGGCGGGCGAGGTAGAAACGCTGGTGGATTTGAACCGCGCCGGCGTGCCGCTGATCGAAATCGTGTCGGAGCCCGACATCCGGAACGCCGACGAAGCCTACGCGTACCTCACCGAAATCAAGAAGCTGGTGCAGTACCTGGGTATCTGCGACGGCAACATGGAGGAAGGCTCCTTGCGCTGCGACGCCAACATTTCGGTGATGCTGCGCGGCGCCGAGAAGTTCGGCACCAAGGTGGAGGTGAAGAACATGAACTCCTTCCGCAACGTGCAGCGGGCCATCGAGTACGAAATCGAGCGGCAGATTGAGCTGCTTGAGGCCGGCGAGGAAGTGGACAGCCAGACGCGGGGCTTCGACGCCACCACCGGCACCACGCAGGCCCAGCGCAGCAAGGAGACGATGAACGACTACCGGTACTTCCCGGAGCCCGACTTGCCGCCGGTTATCATCGACGACGCCTGGCTGCACCGCGTGCAGGCCGAGTTGCCGGCTTTGCCGCAGCAGCTCTACGCCCGCTTTACGGGCGAGCTGAGCCTGTCGGACTACGATGCCAACGTGCTGACGGCCGAGAAGGACATTGCCCTGTTCTTCGACGAGCTTACGCGCCGGACCACCAACGCCAAAGCCGCCGCCAACTGGATGCAGGGCCCCGTGAAGTCGTTCCTGAACGAGCGCGCCCTGACCATGAGCGACTTCCCGCTTACGGCCCAGCACCTCGCCGACATTATCGGCCTGATCGACGAAGGCAAGGTAAACCACTCGGTGGCCTCGAAGCAGCTGTTCCCGCACCTGCTCGAAAACCCCAAGCAGTCGGCCGCCGAAGCCGCCGACGCCCTAGGTCTGTTGCAGCAGTCGGATGCCTCGGAGCTGGAAGCCATGGTGCAGCAGGTGCTCGACGCCAACCCCGCGAAGGTGGCCGAGTACCGCGCCGGCAAAAAGTCGCTGGTGGGCATGTTTATGGGCGAGCTGATGAAGCTGACCAAAGGCAAAGCCGACCCCAAGCTCTCGAACCAATTGCTGCGCGATAAGCTGGAGCAGGCGTAG
- a CDS encoding TlpA disulfide reductase family protein, with translation MNYSVIGALLLSATVTNEALGQRPAAAGKGQGRGYEIAGQLSQAPAGTQVYLRNEADARRRPLDSAATDAAGRFRLRGPLAAPGVYELYSKLSRENLYLPLAPGSRLQVRAAAPQLQATAAVSGAPEAAALAHMQRQQRQAMQRIEALMPRRPAETDTAATRAFERQWAAEFRAFQGAAQRVARGPSYTAPFAAVSFLSSFDEYKPFLDSATVRYVQQWPASPYTQRLLRDQAVARATAVGQLAPDISLPTPQGNAVALSSLRGKYVLMDFWASWCGPCRRENPELLKLYQAYRGKGLELYSVATDDKPEAWRKAIAADGLTWTQVFDDPKAAQPAKETYGIRALPTTILLDPQGRIIAKNMRGEALAAKLADLLP, from the coding sequence GTGAATTACTCCGTGATTGGGGCGCTGCTGCTGAGCGCCACCGTAACTAACGAGGCCCTAGGTCAGCGCCCGGCCGCCGCCGGCAAGGGGCAGGGGCGCGGCTACGAAATTGCCGGGCAGCTAAGCCAGGCCCCGGCCGGCACCCAAGTGTATTTGCGCAACGAAGCCGACGCCCGGCGCCGCCCCCTCGACTCGGCCGCTACCGATGCCGCCGGCCGGTTTCGGCTGCGCGGCCCGCTGGCGGCGCCCGGCGTGTACGAGCTGTACAGCAAGCTGAGCCGCGAAAACCTGTACCTGCCGCTGGCACCGGGCAGCCGCCTGCAGGTGCGCGCCGCCGCGCCGCAGCTGCAGGCCACGGCGGCCGTAAGCGGCGCGCCCGAGGCCGCGGCCCTGGCCCACATGCAGCGGCAGCAGCGGCAAGCCATGCAGCGCATCGAAGCCCTGATGCCCCGCCGGCCCGCCGAAACCGACACCGCCGCCACCCGCGCTTTCGAGCGGCAATGGGCCGCCGAGTTTCGCGCGTTTCAGGGGGCGGCCCAGCGCGTGGCCCGCGGCCCGAGTTACACGGCGCCGTTTGCGGCGGTGAGCTTCCTGAGCTCGTTCGACGAGTACAAGCCCTTTCTGGATTCGGCTACGGTGCGCTACGTGCAGCAATGGCCTGCCTCGCCCTACACCCAGCGCCTGCTGCGCGACCAGGCCGTGGCGCGGGCCACCGCCGTGGGCCAGCTCGCGCCCGACATCAGCCTGCCTACACCCCAGGGCAACGCCGTGGCGCTCAGCAGCCTGCGCGGCAAGTACGTGCTCATGGATTTCTGGGCCTCGTGGTGCGGCCCCTGCCGCCGCGAAAACCCCGAGTTGCTGAAGCTCTACCAAGCCTACCGCGGCAAAGGCCTGGAGCTGTACAGCGTGGCCACCGACGACAAGCCCGAAGCCTGGCGCAAAGCCATTGCCGCCGACGGCCTTACGTGGACGCAGGTGTTCGACGACCCCAAAGCGGCGCAGCCCGCCAAAGAAACCTACGGCATCCGGGCCCTGCCCACCACCATTTTGCTTGATCCACAGGGCCGCATCATCGCCAAAAACATGCGCGGCGAAGCCTTGGCGGCCAAGCTGGCCGATCTGTTGCCCTAG
- a CDS encoding AhpC/TSA family protein, giving the protein MRCQLKLSKALAAAALVLPTAAVAQNQGPEAGIPYTLRGSAPPDLAGRRVVVSNFWEGKTQRLDSATIGPDGSFLVQGRVPEPGVYLLRLDTARFLQFVPLEAGAVVQASVQRRKKPPRLGSPFAWKFGGTPAVALYQQFYELREQYPREALRRGYPTGPLPDDRLMAATRRLVRQHPASPVAAYWTLREMSRFEEQRIFVDSMTAVFARTLPASRYTRALQERQQKVPALMPGMPAPELALQTPDGNPVLLSQLRGRYVLLSYWGACCKPDAAQLARLYALYHARGLELLHVSAATNAANWRTAAQAFAVPGQHVSDLQGWAGPSFNRFNISSYPTTVLLDAAGNLVAVGLRDKALAKKLAELLP; this is encoded by the coding sequence ATGCGTTGTCAATTGAAGCTCAGTAAGGCGCTGGCCGCGGCCGCGCTTGTGTTGCCCACCGCCGCAGTAGCCCAAAACCAAGGCCCCGAGGCCGGCATCCCGTACACCCTGCGCGGCAGCGCGCCGCCCGATTTGGCCGGCCGCCGCGTGGTTGTCAGTAACTTTTGGGAGGGGAAAACCCAGCGCCTCGATTCGGCCACCATCGGCCCCGACGGCAGCTTTTTAGTGCAGGGCCGCGTGCCCGAGCCCGGTGTGTACCTCCTGCGGCTTGATACCGCCCGCTTCCTGCAGTTCGTGCCGCTAGAGGCGGGGGCCGTGGTGCAGGCCAGCGTGCAGCGACGCAAGAAGCCGCCCAGGCTCGGCTCGCCCTTCGCGTGGAAGTTCGGCGGCACGCCCGCTGTGGCCCTTTACCAACAGTTTTATGAGCTGCGCGAACAGTACCCGCGCGAGGCCTTGCGCCGAGGTTACCCCACGGGGCCCTTGCCCGACGACCGCCTGATGGCGGCCACGCGCCGTTTGGTGCGCCAGCACCCGGCCTCGCCCGTGGCCGCGTACTGGACGCTGCGCGAAATGAGCCGTTTCGAGGAGCAGCGCATTTTCGTGGATTCGATGACGGCCGTGTTTGCCCGCACCTTGCCCGCCTCGCGCTACACCCGCGCGCTGCAGGAGCGCCAGCAAAAAGTGCCTGCGCTGATGCCCGGCATGCCCGCGCCCGAGCTGGCGCTGCAGACCCCCGACGGTAACCCCGTGCTGCTAAGCCAGCTGCGCGGCCGCTACGTGCTGCTGAGCTACTGGGGAGCGTGCTGCAAACCCGATGCGGCGCAGCTGGCGCGCCTCTACGCGCTGTACCACGCGCGCGGCCTGGAGCTGCTGCACGTATCGGCGGCCACCAACGCTGCCAATTGGCGCACGGCCGCGCAGGCTTTTGCCGTGCCCGGCCAGCACGTGTCGGATTTGCAGGGCTGGGCGGGGCCTTCGTTCAACCGCTTCAACATCAGCTCTTACCCCACCACCGTGCTGCTCGACGCGGCCGGCAACCTGGTAGCCGTTGGCTTGCGCGACAAAGCCCTAGCTAAAAAGCTGGCCGAGCTGTTGCCCTAG
- a CDS encoding TlpA disulfide reductase family protein: MKYPMQSLILVTSLLSFTTACNESASSSAAEKGGFVVSGQLRNAPAGTPVYLAELTEGQFVSRDTVKTDAQGRFTLKGSASEPTIYQIKLNEENNVLVALNNQTKLQLTGDASKLGATYAVKGSKDSEVWQQMSRAMTRHGNYMGGIMRRFQANAQAGRQDSMQLLEQKFYAAKAKSTAELKGIIKKNPTSVVTAFVLGEPQLFNADENFGFADSVATQLTKAAPNSRYTQALVQKLEPMRKTAIGTVAPDISLPAPDGKAVALSSLRGKYVLLDFWASWCGPCRQENPNVVRTFDKYKGKNFTVFGVSLDQDKNKWLKAIDNDKLAWTHVSDLKGWQSAAGQAYGIQSIPMNFLLDPQGKIIAKNLRGPALEEKLAQLLK; this comes from the coding sequence ATGAAATACCCTATGCAAAGCTTAATTCTGGTGACCTCGCTGCTGAGCTTCACCACCGCCTGCAACGAAAGCGCGTCTTCCTCGGCCGCCGAGAAGGGCGGATTTGTGGTTTCGGGCCAGTTGCGCAACGCGCCGGCCGGCACGCCGGTGTACCTGGCCGAGCTGACCGAAGGGCAGTTCGTATCGCGCGATACCGTAAAAACCGACGCGCAGGGCCGCTTCACGCTGAAAGGCTCGGCTTCGGAGCCCACCATCTACCAGATCAAGCTGAACGAGGAAAACAACGTGCTGGTGGCTTTAAATAACCAGACCAAGCTGCAGCTCACCGGCGATGCGAGCAAGCTGGGCGCTACCTACGCCGTAAAGGGCTCGAAAGACTCGGAAGTGTGGCAGCAGATGTCGCGGGCAATGACGCGCCACGGCAACTACATGGGCGGCATCATGCGGCGCTTTCAGGCCAATGCGCAGGCCGGCCGTCAGGATTCGATGCAATTGCTGGAGCAGAAGTTTTACGCCGCCAAAGCCAAGAGCACGGCCGAGCTAAAGGGCATCATCAAGAAAAACCCGACTTCGGTGGTAACGGCCTTTGTGCTGGGCGAGCCGCAGCTGTTCAATGCCGACGAGAATTTCGGCTTTGCCGACTCCGTGGCCACCCAGCTTACGAAAGCCGCGCCCAACTCGCGCTACACCCAGGCGCTGGTGCAAAAGCTGGAGCCCATGCGCAAAACCGCCATTGGCACGGTTGCGCCCGACATAAGCCTGCCCGCCCCCGATGGCAAGGCCGTGGCCCTGAGCAGCCTGCGCGGCAAATACGTGCTGCTCGATTTCTGGGCTTCGTGGTGCGGCCCCTGCCGCCAGGAAAACCCGAACGTGGTACGCACTTTCGATAAGTACAAAGGCAAGAACTTCACGGTGTTCGGCGTGTCGCTGGATCAGGACAAGAACAAGTGGCTGAAAGCCATCGACAACGACAAGCTGGCCTGGACGCACGTATCGGACCTGAAAGGCTGGCAAAGCGCCGCCGGTCAGGCCTACGGCATCCAATCCATCCCGATGAATTTCCTGCTCGATCCGCAGGGCAAGATCATTGCCAAAAACCTGCGCGGCCCGGCCCTGGAAGAAAAGCTGGCGCAACTGCTGAAGTAA
- a CDS encoding acyl-CoA thioesterase, whose protein sequence is MRKQKPVAESFVRMTELVLPNDTNTLNNLMGGRMMHLMDIAAAISAQRHSNRIVVTASVDNVSFREGIKLGNVVTLEAQVTRAFSSSMEVHINVWSEDIPSGTKFKSNEAFFTFVAVDQSGRPIDVPEAVPNTEEEVRLYDGALRRRQLRLVLAGRLKPQEATELKALFEMD, encoded by the coding sequence ATGCGCAAACAGAAGCCCGTAGCGGAGTCATTCGTGCGAATGACCGAACTGGTACTGCCGAACGATACCAACACGCTCAACAACCTGATGGGCGGCCGCATGATGCACCTCATGGACATTGCCGCGGCTATTTCGGCCCAGCGCCACTCCAACCGCATCGTCGTTACGGCCTCCGTCGATAACGTGTCCTTCCGCGAAGGCATCAAATTGGGCAACGTGGTGACCCTGGAGGCACAGGTAACGCGGGCGTTCAGCTCGTCGATGGAAGTGCACATCAACGTGTGGTCGGAAGACATTCCGAGCGGCACCAAGTTTAAGTCGAATGAGGCCTTCTTCACCTTTGTGGCCGTGGATCAGTCGGGCCGCCCGATTGACGTGCCCGAGGCCGTGCCGAACACCGAAGAAGAAGTACGCCTGTACGATGGCGCCCTGCGCCGCCGCCAGCTGCGCCTGGTGCTTGCCGGCCGCCTGAAGCCGCAGGAAGCCACCGAGCTGAAGGCCTTGTTTGAAATGGATTAA
- a CDS encoding protein-L-isoaspartate(D-aspartate) O-methyltransferase, producing the protein MSSSVPASASDSYRHRGQRRALVEELRRKGIRDERVLAAIGTVPRHLFFEQAFESHAYHDKAFPIGEGQTISQPYTVAHQTELLAVRPGLRVLEVGTGSGYQCSVLLTLGAQVFSIEYNRVLFERTCQRLPQLGYAGANLFCGDGSVGLPAYAPFDRILVTAAAPALPRPLLQQLAIGGVLVVPVGNEQVQRMVRVTRESADGFAREEFDEFRFVPLRGAAGWAE; encoded by the coding sequence ATGTCGTCGTCCGTTCCTGCCTCCGCTTCCGACTCCTACCGCCACCGCGGCCAGCGCCGTGCTTTGGTGGAGGAGCTGCGGCGCAAAGGCATCCGCGACGAACGGGTGCTGGCAGCCATCGGCACGGTGCCGCGCCACTTGTTTTTCGAGCAGGCGTTTGAGTCGCACGCCTACCACGACAAGGCCTTTCCCATTGGCGAGGGCCAAACCATTTCGCAGCCCTACACCGTGGCGCACCAAACCGAGCTGCTGGCCGTGCGCCCCGGCCTGCGCGTGCTGGAGGTGGGTACCGGCTCGGGCTACCAGTGCAGCGTGCTGCTTACCCTAGGTGCCCAGGTGTTTAGCATCGAATACAACCGGGTGCTGTTCGAGCGCACCTGCCAGCGCCTGCCCCAGCTGGGCTACGCGGGGGCAAATCTGTTTTGCGGCGACGGCTCGGTGGGCTTGCCGGCCTACGCGCCCTTCGACCGCATTCTGGTAACGGCCGCCGCCCCGGCCCTGCCGCGGCCTTTGCTGCAGCAGCTGGCCATTGGCGGGGTGCTGGTGGTGCCCGTGGGCAACGAGCAGGTGCAGCGCATGGTGCGCGTCACGCGCGAGTCGGCCGATGGTTTCGCCCGCGAGGAGTTCGACGAGTTTCGGTTTGTGCCGTTGCGCGGGGCGGCCGGCTGGGCCGAGTAG
- a CDS encoding sugar transferase translates to MIRSLQKLKLIAADFGAALLAWGFFYLLRKYLLSEINEGYRFTGDQLFTLTGSAVMIATFWVILYTLIGEYRDIFRKSRVGEIIRLGRISFIGGVVIFFALLLDDQGVQNYRSYYKTITAYFLLHFSITAVLRTWAITSIQRLVRRRVISFNTLIVGSSPLALETYRELERTNRHLGLNIVGFVPVNDTVDPDLATELPRRGSYRRLPALIRGYKVEQVVVALEPSEHQMIQEVLTQLEGTPARVSVLPDVYQILLGSVKVHHLFGTPLIEIKHDLLPVWQEVTKRAIDIAGSALFMVLAWPVYAFTALMVRLSSPGPIFFAQERIGKHGQPFRIYKFRSMYVDAERMGPSLSSKNDPRITPWGRFMRKVRLDELPQFWNVLKGDMSLVGPRPERQFYINQIVKMAPHYRHLHRVRPGITSLGQVKYGYAETVEQMVQRLKYDILYIENMSLAMDFRVMLYTLKIIVEGRGK, encoded by the coding sequence TTGATCCGCTCACTGCAAAAGCTCAAGCTGATTGCCGCTGATTTTGGCGCGGCGCTGCTTGCTTGGGGCTTCTTTTACCTGCTGCGCAAGTACTTGCTGAGCGAAATCAACGAAGGCTACCGCTTCACCGGCGACCAGCTCTTCACCCTCACCGGCTCGGCCGTGATGATTGCCACGTTTTGGGTAATCCTCTATACGCTCATCGGCGAGTACCGCGACATATTCCGCAAGTCCCGCGTGGGCGAAATCATCCGCCTGGGCCGTATTTCGTTTATTGGCGGGGTGGTTATCTTCTTCGCGCTCCTGCTCGACGACCAGGGCGTGCAGAACTACCGCAGCTACTACAAAACCATTACGGCGTACTTTCTGCTGCACTTCAGCATTACGGCCGTGCTGCGCACCTGGGCCATTACCAGCATTCAGCGGTTGGTGCGCAGGCGCGTTATTTCCTTCAACACGCTCATTGTGGGCTCCAGCCCGCTGGCCCTGGAAACCTACCGCGAGCTGGAGCGCACCAACCGGCACCTGGGGCTCAACATCGTCGGCTTTGTGCCCGTCAACGACACCGTGGACCCCGACCTAGCTACCGAGCTGCCGCGCCGCGGCTCGTACCGCCGCCTGCCGGCCCTTATCCGGGGCTACAAGGTGGAGCAGGTGGTAGTGGCCCTGGAGCCCTCCGAGCACCAGATGATTCAGGAGGTACTGACGCAGCTCGAAGGTACCCCCGCCCGGGTGAGCGTGCTGCCCGATGTGTACCAGATTTTGCTGGGCTCGGTGAAGGTGCATCACCTGTTTGGCACCCCGCTCATCGAGATAAAGCACGATTTGCTGCCCGTGTGGCAGGAGGTTACCAAGCGCGCCATCGATATTGCGGGCTCGGCTTTGTTTATGGTGCTGGCCTGGCCGGTGTACGCCTTCACGGCCCTGATGGTGCGCCTTTCGTCGCCGGGGCCGATCTTCTTTGCCCAGGAGCGCATCGGCAAGCACGGCCAACCCTTCCGCATCTACAAATTCCGCTCGATGTACGTGGATGCCGAACGCATGGGCCCGTCGCTATCGAGCAAAAACGACCCGCGCATTACGCCCTGGGGCCGCTTTATGCGCAAAGTGCGCCTCGACGAGCTGCCGCAGTTCTGGAACGTGCTCAAAGGCGACATGAGCCTGGTGGGCCCGCGCCCCGAGCGCCAGTTCTACATCAACCAGATCGTGAAAATGGCGCCGCATTACCGCCACCTGCACCGCGTGCGGCCCGGCATTACTTCCCTAGGTCAGGTGAAATACGGCTACGCCGAGACCGTGGAGCAGATGGTGCAGCGCCTCAAGTACGACATCCTGTACATCGAGAATATGTCGCTGGCCATGGATTTCAGGGTGATGCTTTACACGCTGAAAATCATCGTGGAAGGGCGCGGCAAATAG
- a CDS encoding riboflavin synthase has product MFTGIIEALGTVRAVRQEGTNRHFVIEAPFNAELQIDQSVAHDGVCLTVVALDAAAGTHTVTAIDETLRKTNLGTWAVGRQVNLERCLSANGRFDGHIVQGHVDLTATCEAVEDQNGSWLYRFRHETGPGRVTVEKGSICINGVSLTCFNSNDDGFSVAIIPYTYEHTTFQHLRPGDTVNLEFDIVGKYVAKLLGK; this is encoded by the coding sequence ATGTTCACCGGAATCATCGAAGCCCTGGGTACCGTGCGCGCCGTGCGCCAGGAGGGTACCAACCGGCATTTTGTAATCGAGGCCCCCTTCAACGCCGAGCTGCAGATCGACCAGAGCGTGGCCCACGACGGCGTGTGCCTGACGGTGGTGGCGCTTGATGCGGCAGCGGGCACGCACACCGTTACGGCCATCGACGAGACGCTGCGCAAAACCAACCTAGGCACCTGGGCCGTGGGCCGGCAGGTAAACCTGGAGCGTTGCCTTTCGGCCAACGGCCGGTTCGATGGCCACATCGTGCAGGGCCACGTCGACCTGACGGCTACCTGCGAGGCGGTGGAAGACCAGAACGGCTCGTGGCTGTACCGTTTCCGCCACGAAACCGGCCCCGGACGCGTTACCGTGGAAAAGGGCTCCATCTGCATCAACGGCGTAAGCCTCACCTGCTTCAACAGCAACGACGACGGCTTTTCCGTGGCCATCATTCCGTACACCTACGAGCACACCACTTTTCAGCACCTGCGCCCCGGCGACACGGTGAATCTGGAGTTTGACATTGTGGGCAAGTACGTGGCGAAGCTGCTGGGCAAGTAA
- a CDS encoding phosphodiester glycosidase family protein, with the protein MRRAFVRFAWLGAALLMLALGGAWWRVGRADQFVSYRADVRRQHVALYWRTEHGQPLRSLGGLRAWLAGQGRRLRFATNGGMYRAGNVPVGLLVLAGRQLVPLDTATTGHGNFYLQPNGVFYLSPEGRAGVCRTQDFGRVGRVLYATQSGPMLVIEGQLHPAFRAGSANRHVRNGVGVLPDGRVLLVMSKEPVSFYDFARYFQQQGCRNALYLDGFVSRTYLPAQGWVQTDGDFGVMIGVTDR; encoded by the coding sequence ATGCGCCGTGCTTTCGTCCGCTTTGCCTGGCTTGGCGCGGCGCTGTTAATGCTGGCCTTGGGCGGAGCGTGGTGGCGCGTGGGCCGCGCGGATCAATTTGTGAGCTACCGCGCCGACGTGCGCCGGCAGCACGTGGCGTTGTATTGGCGCACCGAGCACGGCCAGCCGCTGCGCAGCCTAGGTGGTTTGCGGGCGTGGCTGGCCGGGCAGGGCCGCCGGCTGCGCTTCGCTACCAACGGCGGCATGTACCGCGCAGGCAACGTGCCGGTGGGCCTGCTAGTGCTGGCGGGCCGGCAGCTGGTGCCGCTCGATACGGCCACCACTGGCCACGGCAACTTTTACCTGCAGCCCAACGGCGTGTTTTACCTCAGCCCCGAAGGGCGGGCCGGCGTGTGCCGCACCCAGGATTTTGGGCGGGTAGGGCGCGTACTCTACGCCACGCAATCGGGCCCGATGCTGGTGATTGAGGGCCAGCTACACCCGGCTTTTCGGGCCGGCTCGGCCAACCGCCACGTGCGCAACGGCGTGGGCGTGCTGCCCGATGGGCGGGTGCTGCTGGTCATGTCGAAGGAGCCGGTGAGCTTCTACGATTTCGCCCGCTACTTTCAGCAGCAGGGCTGCCGCAACGCGCTGTACCTCGATGGGTTTGTGTCGCGTACGTACCTGCCGGCGCAGGGCTGGGTGCAAACCGACGGGGATTTTGGCGTGATGATCGGGGTGACGGACCGCTGA
- a CDS encoding phosphatase PAP2 family protein — MIEQLQELDRWLLVSANSAHTPGLDRLMIFFTDRFVWFPAYLVMVIALGYYFGRRAALLLPLLGASVGLADFISSRFFKPYFARLRPCHDPQVSETLNLVNGCGGKFGFISSHAANAFSLAVFVCLALPRRFWPVKALVLAWAALVSYSRIYLGAHYPTDVLAGTTLGVLLAWGCYWLYLQGVQRWWPQLTANS, encoded by the coding sequence TTGATTGAACAACTGCAGGAGCTTGATCGGTGGCTGCTGGTGTCGGCCAACAGCGCCCACACCCCCGGCCTCGATCGGCTGATGATTTTCTTTACCGACCGCTTTGTGTGGTTTCCGGCCTACCTGGTGATGGTAATAGCCCTGGGCTATTACTTCGGCAGGCGGGCCGCCCTGCTTTTGCCCCTGCTGGGCGCGAGCGTGGGGCTGGCCGACTTCATATCGAGCCGTTTCTTCAAGCCCTACTTCGCGCGCCTGCGCCCCTGCCACGACCCGCAGGTTTCCGAAACCCTGAACCTGGTGAACGGCTGCGGCGGCAAATTCGGCTTTATCTCCTCGCACGCGGCCAACGCTTTTTCGCTGGCCGTGTTTGTATGCCTTGCGCTTCCCCGGCGCTTCTGGCCCGTTAAGGCGCTGGTGCTGGCATGGGCTGCCCTCGTAAGCTACAGCCGCATTTACCTGGGGGCACATTACCCCACCGATGTGCTGGCCGGCACTACCCTAGGTGTTCTGCTGGCCTGGGGCTGCTACTGGCTGTACCTGCAAGGCGTGCAACGTTGGTGGCCTCAGCTAACAGCTAACAGCTAA
- the hemF gene encoding oxygen-dependent coproporphyrinogen oxidase, with protein MTTDTDTTLTPFRQNVEQWMRSFQKWLYTTLETTDGGATFQPDIWQHHSGGGGETRVIQNGNILEKGGVNFSAVWGQMDERAARQLLMPDPRYFATGVSVVQHPRSPMVPISHMNVRYFEAGNGEAWFGGGLDLTPIYVDVKQARWFHEQIAEVCERHNPTYYQRFKDWADEYFFLTHRQETRGVGGIFFDRLTVGKDGDRDELFAFVQDVGEVYGRTYSELMRRNAELPYGEPEVQWQMVRRGRYAEFNLAIDRGTKFGLETNGRTESILMSLPPRCEWHYNLRPEAGTREAETQQWLKKGVNWLDNSPTSLD; from the coding sequence ATGACGACCGATACCGACACAACGCTCACGCCCTTTCGCCAGAACGTAGAGCAATGGATGCGCTCCTTTCAGAAGTGGCTTTACACCACGCTCGAAACCACCGACGGCGGCGCTACCTTTCAGCCCGACATCTGGCAGCACCACTCGGGCGGCGGCGGCGAAACGCGGGTAATCCAGAACGGCAACATCCTGGAGAAAGGCGGCGTGAATTTTTCGGCCGTGTGGGGCCAGATGGACGAGCGGGCCGCCCGGCAGCTGCTGATGCCCGACCCGCGCTACTTCGCCACCGGCGTATCGGTGGTGCAGCACCCGCGCAGCCCCATGGTGCCCATTTCGCACATGAACGTGCGCTACTTTGAGGCCGGTAACGGCGAAGCCTGGTTTGGCGGCGGCCTCGATCTGACGCCGATTTACGTGGACGTGAAGCAGGCCCGCTGGTTTCACGAGCAGATTGCGGAGGTGTGCGAGCGGCACAACCCCACATACTACCAGCGTTTTAAGGACTGGGCCGACGAGTACTTCTTCCTGACGCACCGGCAGGAAACCCGCGGCGTGGGCGGCATCTTCTTCGACCGCCTCACGGTGGGCAAAGATGGCGACCGGGACGAGCTGTTTGCCTTCGTACAGGATGTAGGCGAGGTGTACGGCCGCACCTACAGCGAGCTGATGCGCCGCAACGCCGAGCTGCCCTACGGCGAGCCCGAAGTGCAGTGGCAGATGGTGCGCCGCGGCCGCTACGCCGAGTTTAACCTGGCCATCGATAGGGGCACCAAGTTTGGCCTCGAAACCAACGGCCGCACCGAAAGCATCCTGATGAGCCTGCCCCCGCGCTGCGAGTGGCACTACAACCTGCGTCCCGAAGCCGGCACGCGCGAGGCCGAAACGCAGCAGTGGCTGAAAAAGGGCGTAAATTGGCTCGACAATTCGCCCACTTCGCTTGATTGA